In the genome of Streptomyces fagopyri, the window GGCTGTACGTCTTGTGGCCACCGCGCGTGGTGTCGTACAGCTGGTAGGTCGACCCGGACAGGTTGGTGTTCAGGGTGACGGTGCCGCTGTACTGGGTGTTGCCGGTACCGGTCTTGACGGCCTGGTAGCGGTAGAGCTCGTTGCCGGTGGTGGCGTCGGTGATGACGTGCAACTGGCTCGGGGTGCCGTCGTCCTGGAGTCCCCCGATCACGGTCTCCCAGGCAAGCTTCGGGGTGCCGTTGCCGGCCCAGATCACCTTGCGCGCGCTGTCGGTGGTGGCCTTCTCGGCGGCCAGGGACCTGGCGGCCTTCAGTGCCTTGCCGGCGGCGGCCGACTTGCTGAAGGTCGCGGCGGTCGAGGCGACCTTGATGACGCGCTTGTTGTTGAAGGTGCTGCTGACCGTGCCGGCGGCCAGCGAGGCCGGCGGGGTGTGCACGACCACGTCACCGCCCAGCACCGGCAGCCCGGCGTAGGTGCGCTCGTAACGGGTGTGCACCGTGCCGTCCTGGTCCTTGACGACGTCCCTGACGACCAGCTTCTCCTTGGCCCCGAGGCCGAGGGTGCCGGCGGTCGCCGTGGTCCGCTGCGCCGCGCTCTTCAGCAGGGCCGCGTGCTGGGCGGGGGTGAGCTTCGCCTCCAGCCCTCCGCTGCGCAACGGGCTGGGGTGGGGGGCGGCGGCCTTGGCGACCGCCGGAACCGTCTGTATGCCGACGGCCAGCAACGCGGCGGTGGCCGCGAGTGCTCCGGCTGCGGCCGCCTGACGGGGAATTCGTCTCACTCGTACTCCTACTGCTGCGGCCGCGGGGACGACCGGTGACAGCCCGGGCAGACGGGATGTGCTGCCCGGGACGAGCTGAGCAGTGCGGTGCGGGGCCCCTGCGCAGGCCGTGGGGGCCCGTCCGGCAGGTGGAGGAAGGATGGCAGCTTGACGCAGCCATGTCATGCATGACCGGAGCATTCGAGGGTTAACCCTCGGCGGGGGCGCCCCCGGCCCGGATGGCGGCGCGGCCCGGACGGGCGGAGGATGGACGCGAGGGGCGGCGCACGGCCGGACCGGCCGGCACCGCCACGATGGAGGTCGTCACGGTCGGCCCGCCCGACGAGCGACGCGTCAGCGCTCCGGGTGTGCCCGTAACCGTGCACCTCACCGGCCGCGACCCAGCCGTGGGAGCCCGTGAACCGGGCCCCGGCCGGTCCGAGTCCGCGAAACCGGTCGCGGAGGCCCGGAGTCGGCGGATCCACCGCGACGGACCTGCCGTCCAGGACGGACGCGCACCCGCGTGGATCAGCCGGCCGAGAGCGAAGTACGCCCGGCGGCGTCTTCGTTCACCAGTCCACCCCTTCCACCGTCCTCCCCTTCCCCCCGTCTGCCCTCACACCCGTCCGTCCGCCGATTCCTTCGCTGCCTTCGGGTCGTGCCGGAGCGCGCTGCCCGGGTCCCCGCGACCAGCGGGCCGTGGCAACCGAGTTCGCCGGAGGCATGACGACGGAATATGCGAACGCGGAACGGGGTAACTCCGAAGAGCACGGCGACGCACCGGGCCGTGCCGGCCGGGAGAGACCCTCTTTCCCGGCGGTGACCCTGAGGCACGCGCCTGTTCCTCCAGGGCTGGGGCAGATGACTCCGCGGCGCCCGAGCCGGGCGGCGCGGAAGCCGGTCGTACGAGTCCAAGGAGGCGCAATGAACCGCCAGATCCGCATTCGTACCGTCCGCCGCCCCACCTCCGGCCGCGAGGTCAAGATGGAGATCGACCGGCGGACACCTTCGGGGCGAATCCTTCCCTACTGATGCGAATTCCCCCTGCCGAGGGGCCCGTTCGGGTGCGGGACGCGGAATGCGGCGGCGCGACTCAGCTCGCGGTGCGGCGGATGCGTCCCGCGTAGCGTTCCTCCAGCACGAGGTTGCCCTCGAAGCCCCCGGGGACGTTCGCCGACACGTAGACCGGTGGCCTGACACCGGCGGCGAGCAGAAGCGCGGCGGACTCCGCGACGGCCATCTGCACGAGCATCACCCCGGTCAGCGTGGACAGCGCGCAGACGGCGCCACCGCCCGGGAGTTCGAGCAGCGCGTCGCCCCGCGGCGCGGCGTTGTCCAGGACCACGTCGGCGACGTCGGCCAGCTTCCGTCCGCTCGGGTGCGAGGCCGGCACCGCCCGGGTGTGGGCCAGCGAGGTGACGGCCAGGACGCGGTGCCCCCGCTCCTTGGCGTGCAGGGCCATCTCCACGACCACGTTGTTCACGCCCGAGTTGGAGACGATGACGAAGAGGTCCTCGGGCCGCGGCTCCACGAGGGCGTAGATCCGGGCGGCGACACCGGACTCGCGCTCCAGGAGCGGGTCGGCGAGGACCTCGGGCCGCTCCCCGCCGTACAGCACCAGATCGGCGATGCTCAACCGGTTGGTCGGCACCAATCCCCCGGCGCGGCCCGCGATTTCGAGCACGAGGGCCTGGGAGTGCCCGGTGCCGAACGCCTGGACGACGCCGTCCGCGCGTACGCAGTCCGCGATCAGTCCGGCGGCACGCCGCACGTCGTCGCGGGCGGACGCGGTGATGCCGTCGAGGACGGCACGGCTCTCGCGCGCGAAGCTGTCGGCGCTGACGGACCCTGCGGACACGTGGCACTCCTCACCGGTGGATCGAACCACCACTTCCATCCATCACCCATGAATGAATGAACCCTACCTCCTCTCGAGCCCCCTCGGTCCAGCGATTCAAGCCGTCGACCGGATGATGGCTGATACATTCACGGCCCGAAGCGTCCCGAAGGTGCCGGGACGTACGCAGAGCCGAGGAGATCGGGTAGAGCATGGAACGGACCGGCGCCGGCAACGGACTGCCCCCGACGGATGTCACCGCACTGATCCGCACCGAACTGCCGCGACTGACCGGCTCGTTGCGAAAGGTCGGCGAGCTGATCCTCGAGGACCCGGCCGCCGTCACCCACTGCTCGGCCGCCGAACTGGGCCGCCGTACCGGCACCTCGCAGGCGACCGTCACCCGGTTCTGCCGGGCCGTCGGGCTCGACTCCTACCAGCACCTGCTGATCGCGCTGGCCAGGGAGCGCGGCCGCGGCGAGGTCTCGGACTGGGGCACCGCCGAGATCGGCTCGGACATCTCCCCCGACGACGACCTCGAACGGGTCGTCGCCGTGGTCGGCAGCGCGGACCTGCGCGCGGTCCAGCAGACCATCGACCGGATCGACCTCGACGCGCTGGAGCGCGCGGCCCAGGCGGTGGCGCGCGCCCGCCGTGTCGACGTGTACGGCGTCGGCGGAAGCGGCGCGGTGGCACTGGAGACCGAGGTCCGTCTCTTCCGCATCGGCTGCGCGGTGCGCGGCTGGAACGAGGTGCACGCCGCGGCCACCTCCGCGGCCCTGCTCACCCCGGCCGACGTCGCCATCGGCATCTCGCACTCCGGGTCGACCCGCGAGACCATCGAGCCCTTCGAACTCGCCGGCGAGCGCGGCGCGACCACCGTGGCGATCACCGCGGACCCGCGCTCGCCGCTCGCCCGCGCCGCGGACGTCCGACTGATCTCCGCCTCGTCCGAGACCAGCTTCCGCACCGGCAGCATCGGTGCCCGCCACTCCGTGCTGGTGCTCATCGACTGCCTGTACGTACGGGTCGCGCAGCTGTCGTACACACGGGCCAGTGCTTCGCTGACGTTGACCGGTCACATCGCCGGACAGCACGCGGTCACGTCCCGCCGCACCCGCTGAGCTCTCCGGCGCCGCGCGTCCGCGGGCGTCCGGCCCGCGTGTCCCTGCCGGGGCCGCGCGCGGTCCGTCGGAAAGACGGTCGGGGGGGCGGGCGGTCAGGCGGTCCCGGCAGGGTGTCGCGGGCCGGCGTGGCCGAGCCGGGCCAGGGCCACCGCGCCCCGGCAGCCGTCCGCCACCCGGTCGACCGTCAGCCCCATGTCCTCCAGCCGCCGGGTCAGTGGTGATGTCAGCGGACCGTCGGGGCCGAGCAACCCGCCCGTGACGACGATCCGTTCACCCGGGCGGGGACCCAACGCGCGGACAGCCGCCGCCAGATGGTCCACCGCCTCGCGCAGGATCGCCTCCGCGACCGGGTCCTTGTCGCGAGCCGCCTCGGCCACCAGCGGAGCGAGCCGGGCGAGTGCGACCGGTGGCTGTGCCATCACGGTGGGCAGCAGCCGCATGCGGTAGGCCTCGCGCCGCGCCCCGGACCACCGTGCGGCGACGCCCTCGGGCCGCCCGACCCCCACGGCTCCGCCGGCCTTTCCGGCCTCTCCGACCTCTCCGACCTCGGCGGCCCGCTCAGCCCCTGCGACCCCTTCGGCCCCCTCCAGGAGATCGGGGGGAAGCCCCAGGGCCAGGCCGACCGCCCGGGCCAGCGTCGTGGGGCCGCCGCGCCCGTCCGCCATGCGCAGGGCCGCGCGCACCGCTCCGCGTCCGATCCAGAACCCGCTGCCCTCGTCACCGAGCAGCCAGCCGTCACCGTCCACCGTGGTCGCGCAGCGGCGACCGACGATACGGGTCGCGCCCGCTCCGGTGCCGGCGACCAGGGCCAGTCCGTCGGCGGGCGCTCCCGGCGCGGAGGCGAAGGCCGCCTCGATGTCGCTGCTCACACCGACCGTCCGCGCCGCGATGCCCAGCCGCCGCAGCGCCTCGGTCAGGGCCGCGAGGGCGTTCAGCCGCCCCGGGTCCCTGTCGGCGAAGTCCGCGAAGTCCGCGGAACCACCGGCACCCGCGGCACCCGCGAAGCCTCCGACCACGGCCACGACCCTGCCGCGTGCCCGCTCCGGAACCGACCGCCCGATGGCCTCGGCGAGATGGTCGGTGAGCTGCGGCAGCGGAACCGTCAGGGCGTTGCCCGGTCCCGCCGCGGCCTCGCCCAGGGTGCCTCCGGTCGCGGCGGACGCCAGTACGGCGCGGGTACGAGTGCCTCCCGCGTCCAGGCCGACCACGAGATCCTGGTTCAATTCATTACTCATCACGCGCCATGGTGATTCATGCATTCACCCGGGACAAGCCCTCGCGACGGTACGGACGACCGCTCCACGGAGGAGACATCGTTCCCCGTGTCGCGTCGGGCGGAGCACCCAAATCCGAAGGGGTTGAAAGTATGATCAGCCAATGTCTGACATGACCGAGACCACGCCCGGCTGGCTGACCAGCGACGAGCTCGAGATGGCGCGGGCCCGTATGCCGATCCTGTACGTCGAGGCCGTTCCGGTGCGCGTCGACGACAACGGCGAAGTCACCAGCATCGGGCTGCTGCTGCGCATCGGGCCGGACGGAACGGTCAGCCGCACCCTCGTCTCCGGCCGCGTGCTGCACCACGAGCGGGTGCGCGACGCCCTGCTGCGTCATCTGGAGAAGGACCTCGGACCGGTGGCACTGCCCCGCATCCCCACCTCGCTGCAGCCCTTCACCGTCGCCGAGTACTTCCCGACGCAGGGGATCACGCCGTTCCACGACCCGCGCCAGCACGCGGTGTCGCTGGCCTACATCGTCCCGGTCACCGGTGACTGCCGTCCCCGGCAGGATGCCCTCGACCTGGTCTGGTTCAGCCCGGAGGAGGCGTCGACGTCCGTCGTCCTCGACGAGATGCCGGGCGGTCACGGCGCGCTCCTCAAGCAGGCCCTGGCCCACGTGGGCCGCCTGTCCTGAACCCGCCGGGAGCGTCTCGGCCAAAGCCGCCGGCGGCCTCGGCCGGGTTCGGCGCCGGTGTTCTTCGGCCGGGTCGGTCCGGGCCGGCCGGAGCCACCGCGCGCCCGGCGACAGTCCACCCGGACTCACCACCCACCCGGCGACGGCCCACCCGTCGGAAGAACCGCTACCGGGGCCTTCGCACGAAGAACTCGTTGCCGTCGGGGTCGAGCATCAGTTCCCGGCCGCTGTCGCCCGGGCCGATGCCGGTGCGCTTCGCACCGAGTGAGATCAGACGGTCCGTCTCCGCCTCCCAGTCGGCGTCGGCGGGGAGCGACAGCTCGAAGTGGAGCCTGTTCGTGCCCGTCTTCGGCGCCACCGGAGGACCACCCCAGGTGATCTTCGTGCCGCCGTCCGGCGACTGGATCGCGGTCTCCTGGTCCTGGTCCCAGACCAGCGGCCACCGCAGCGCCTCGCTCCAGAAGCGACCGACCTCCTCCGTACCGTCGCAGGCCAGCGCTCCGATGAAGCCGGTGCCGGCGAGGAACTTGTTGCCGGGCTCGATCACACAGAACTCGTTGCCGTCCGGATCGGCGAGCACCACATGGCCGTCTTCCGGGAGTTGGCCCACATCGATGTGTCTCCCACCGAGTTCGAGCGCCCTGGCCACCGTCCGCCGCTGATCCTCGTGGGAGGCGCTCGTGAGGTCGAAGTGCGCCCGGTTCCGGCCGGCCTTCGGCTCCTGGCCCGGCAGGAAGCGGATGCGGAACCCGGCGGAGTCCGGGGGCAGGAGCGCGACATCGCCGTCCGGACCGTGGGTCAGCTCCCGGCCCAGGACGCCGGACCAGAACCGCGCCAGGTCCCGCGGCCGGGTCGCGTTGAAGCAGATCGCGAACAGTCGACTGGTCATTCCCGGGTGTCTCCGATCCGCTGACGGTCGATACGGCGCGTGGCGCTCCCCGCGAGCGCAGCCTAGGGGTGCCCGTCCGGCACCCGCATCCGGGTTTCCGTCGGGGAGGGGGAGCCCGGTCCCCCTCAAGGTGCCGACCGTGCGGAACGGTACCGTCGTCCCCCGCGTCCTCGGGGGCGCGGGAGTGGCCGCGGCGGTGCACCACCGCGGCCACTCCCCCACCACCCGCCCGCCGTCCACCGGCGGGGGGCGTCCGTCGGCCCGCGCGGGACCCGTCGGACGCCGCCCCGCCGCGGTGCTAGCCGGTCACCGGCTGGAGCTTGGCGCGGAAGTGCCGCAGGATCGGGGACTGCTCCACGATGCGGTAACCGCGCACGGACTCCGCGGTCTTGGCGATCCGTTCCAGGGTCCTGCCGACGTGGTCGTAGTGGCTGCGGGTGTACACGCGACGCGGCAGCGCCAGCCTGACCAGCTCGTACGGCGGGCTCTTGACCGGGTTCCCGTCCTCGTCCTCCTCTCCGAGGTAGAGCGAGCCGAGTTCGGCCGAGCGGATGCCGCCCTCCAGATAGAGCCGGCAGGCCAGGGCGTGTCCGGGGTACTGGTGGGGCGGTATGTGGGGCAGCAGCCGCCCCGCGTTGAGGTACAGCGCGTGCAGACCGGGCGGTTCCAGGATGTCGACGCCGGCGGCGCGGACGCGTTGGGCGAGATGGTCGGCGCTCTCCGCCCGCTCGGCGAGATAGGCGGGTTCGGTCACCTCCTGCAGACCCTGGGCCATCATGTCGAGGTCACGGCCGGCGAGGCCGCCGTAGGTGGGGAACCCCTCGGTGGCGATCAGGAGGAGTTCGCACTTCTGGGCGAGCTCCGGGTCGTTCAGCCCGATGAAGCCACCGATGTGGACGATGCCGTCCTTCTTGGCGCTCATCACACAGCCGTCGGCCAGGCGAAACGCTTCCTCCGCGACCTGCCGGGGGGTGTGGTTGCGGTAGGCCTCCTCGTGCCGGGTGACGAGCCAGGCGTTCTCGGCGAACCGGGCCGCGTCCAGGATCAGCGGGACGGAGTGCCGGCGGCACAGCTCGGACGCCTTCCGCAGGTTCTCCATGGAGACGGGCTGACCGCCACCGCCGTTGTTGGTGATCGTCATGACCACCGCGGCGACCCGCGAGTCCGTCGATTCGCCCAGCGCCTGTTCCAGGGCCCGCAGATCGATGTTCCCCTTGAACGGCTCCCGGCTGTCCAGGTTCCGGGCCTCGGGGCACGGCAGGTCGCGGGCCACGCAGCCGTTCAGCTCCACGTTGGCGCGGGTGGTGTCGAAGTGTGTGTTGGACAGGACGGTGTCGCCGGGTTCGAGCAGGTTGGAGAAGAGGATGCGTTCCGCGGCACGCCCCTGGTGGGCCGGCAATATGTGGGTGTAGCCGGTCAGTTCCGACACCGTTTCCCGGAAGCGGTAGAAGGAACGCGAGCCCGCGTAGGACTCGTCACCGGCCATGCCCACGGCGAGCTGCGCCGAGGACAGGGCGCCCGTGCCCGAGTCGCTCAGCAGGTCGATGGTCACCTCGTCGGCGCGCAGGTCGAAGAGGTTGTAGTGCACCCGCTCCACGGCCGCCTTGCGCTGCTGAGGCGTAGTGAGCGGAATGGGTTCGACGACTTTGATCCGGTACGGCTCCATCCTGATTTCTGCTCCTGCCTTTCCGTGTCCTACTGAGTGGAGGGTTTCGCGCGGCTCGGTACGCGCCGCGCGGGGGGAGGAGAACGGCTGGTGACGCGGCCGGGCGGGCAGCGGCGGACGCACCGCGTACGCCTCCGCGGAGATGTACGCGGTGACGCGTGGCGGCCGGTTCCGCTCGTGGACCAGCGCCAGGTACGCGATGAGGCCGACGCCGTCGTGCAGGGGTCGCGAGCTGACGGTTGCCAGCGACCGGTCGAGTGCGGCCGGGTCCATGCCGTGGCGGCGCAGCACGGCCGTGGCACGGGCGAGCGCCTCCCCGTCGTGCCGGACGTAGTCCCGGACGGGTACGTGGAGGGTGAAGCCGCTCGGCAGACCGCTCGCCGTATCCGTGAAGGAGTGGCAGGAGAGCACGGGCCGTCCCGCCAGCCGGACGGACCGCCCCGTGCCGGAGTGCGGGTCCGCTCCCTCCAGGCCCGCCGCGACCCGGAAGAACTCCTCGACGGTCTCCCGACCGGGGCCGGGCTCGGTGCGGGGCAGCGAGCCGACGTCGGCGGCCGACGCGTCGCGATGGGTGACGTAGACCTTCACCCGGGGTGTCTCCCAGTCACCGAGGTCGAGGGCGAGGAAGGGATAGCCGTCGGCCGGGGGCAGTGCGTCGAACGCCTGGCGGTGGCCGAGTCTGTCCAGGGCTTCGCGCACGGTCTCGGCGGCCCGCTCCGCCCCGGACGCCGCGGGGTTGAGATAGATCTTGACCTTGGGCACTCCGCCGGGAAGCAGTTCCAGAGCGATCCACAGTGCCAGTGGGCCCTGGGGGTCCGGAGGGAAGAACAGGTCCTCCAGTCCGTCGAGCCGGCCGGTGGAGAAGCCCCATCGCTCCGCCATGGCACGGACCACACGCAGTCCGGTACGGCCCTGTTGTGCCAGCGTCCCGGCCGCGTACCCCGGTTCCAGCAGCACCCGCAGCGTCGGGGGTGCGTCGGGGACCAGGGCGAGGGAGTACTCGACCGGCGTGTGGTCGTCGGACAGGAAGCTCGGGTGGGGCGGCGGCTGGTCCAACGACCGTTCCGCTCCGCTTCCCAGACAGTCCGTCAGGACACGCGCGTAGACCTCGGAGTCGGACCGGCGCAGCCCCACGGCTCGGCACAGCCGGAGTAACTGGTCGGACACCAAGGTGCCCAGGGGCTGGGCCGCCACGATCTTTTCACCGTTGAGACGGGAGGAGATCACCGGCAACCCTCCCGGAGCGTCGCGGAGTTCGCGCGCCACGGGTGGGGCGGGACGGGAGCCCGGCGGTGGCGGGGCTCCGGGGAGAGGGCAAAAAGATACCCGCCTGTGCGGGCGGGTATCTCGCCTTCCGGCCTGTGCGGTGTGATGCGTATGGCCCGGCGGGGGTGGGAACTGCTCCGCGGGGCCGGTCGGGGGCGGTGGGCTGCTGCGGGGTGCTGAGCTGAAGTGGCGTCGGTGGACGAGGGCTCCACGACACCTCCTTTAACTTGTGTACAACACGGATGCCGCGCTCTTCCCTACCCCCACGGTTGAAAGTTCATGCTGTGCCTGGATGTTGCCGGATGTTGCGTAGCTCACGCCCTCGATCAGGAGTCGCTCACACCTTCCACCAGGAAAGGAACGAACTCCACAGTCCGCCGCGGTCCTGCCGGCCCGGCGCGCCACCCTGCTCACCGCGCGCCGCGGCCTGCGGCGGCTGCTGCTGCGCGTCCGGCTGACGCACCGTCCGTACCGGGTGGAAACGGGCCGGCAGCGCGGCAAGGGCCCGGTTGAAGGGGCCGGGGCGCCAGGTCAAACTGTCCTCGGGGACCGCCAGTTCGACATCGGGCAGCCGGTTGAAGAGGTTCTCGATGGCCGCCACGGTGATGAGCCGGGCGGGGTCCTTCGCCGGGCAGGCGTGCGGTCCGGCGCTCCACGCGAGGTGGGACCGGTTGCTGGAGGCGTGGCGGGACGCCGCGAGCGCCGGGTCGGTGTTGGCCGCCGCGAAGCTGACCAGGACCAGATCACCGGCCGCCAGCTTCTGTCCGGCGAACTCCATGTCGGCCGCCGGGTAGTGCGGGGCGTAGTTGGCCATGGGCGGGTTCTTCCACAGCGTGGTGTCGATCGCCTCCTCGATCAACCCGCCCGCCGCGTAACGGTCCTCGGTGAGCAGCAGGTGCAGGGTGTTCGAGATGAGGTTGCGCAGCGGTTCGGCGCCCGCGCCCAGGAGGAGGACGAGCTGGTGCGCCATCTCCTCGTTGGTCAGGTTGGCCTGATGCTCCATCAGCCACGAGGTGACGTCGTCGCCGGGGCGCGACCGCTTGAGGGCCACCAGTTCGCCCACCGCCTGGGACAGCACCTCGTTGGCCTTCTCGGCGTTCACACCGTCGAAGATTCCGGATATGCCGAAGAGAACGCGGTCACCGATCTCGGCGGGGCAGCCGAAGAGTTCGTTGAACACGAAGAGCGGCAACAGCTTGGCGTAGTCGTTGAGGAGATCGGCCGAACCGCGCGCACTGAACTGTGCGATGAGGTAGTTCGAGACCCGCTCGGCGCTCTGGCTCAGCCAGTGCGAATCGACGCGCGCGAAGCTGTCCGTGACGGCCTGCCGCAGCCGCATGTGTTCGGCGCCGTCACTGAACATGCAGTTGGGCCGGTACACGAGAAGCGGAAGGACCGGGCTGTCCGGACTGATCACGCCGTCGTTGAAGTCCCGCCAGCGGCGCGAGTCCTTCCGGAAGGAGCCCGCGTTCTGGAGCAGTTGGAGGGCCGCCGAGTAATCCGTGACCAGGGTCGCCTCGACCCCCGGGGCGAGTTCGACCGGTGCGGTCGGCCCGTAGTGACGCATGTACTCGTAATAAGCCTGCGGATCGGCCGCGAATTCCGGCCCGTGCAGCGGCACCGGCTCACCCGTGGCGTGCGCCGGGCACCCGGGTGGCGGCACGGGAACGGTGGAATCAGTGTTCATTGTTGCTCCTAGCGGGCACGGTCCTGCAAATAGTGAACGAGTGTGATCAGAGCGCTGGCTGATGAATTCTCGTCACGCGCGTCGCAGGTGACGACGGGAGTGTCGGGCAGCAGATCCAGCGCCTCACGCAGGGCGTGCTCCTCACGCATCGGCGTACCGTCGAAGCGGTTCACGGCGATGGCGTAGGCCAGTCCGTACTGCTCGATCAGGTCGATGACGGCGAAGGAGTCCGCCAGCCGCTCGGGGTCGACGAGCACCAGCGCGCCGAGCGCGCCGCGCGCCATGTCCTCCCACATCTGCACGAACCGCTGCTGTCCCGGGGTACCGAACAGGTACAGCACGACGTGATCGCTGATGGTCAGGCGCCCGAAGTCCATGGCGACCGTGGTGGTGGTCTTGCCGCGGACGCCCTTGAGGTCGTCGATCTCCTCGGCGGCCTGCGTCATCGTCTCCTCCGTGGACAGCGGAGGAATCTCGGACATCGTCCCGACGAAGGTGGTCTTGCCGACCGCGAAGTGCCCGACGATCAGGATCTTCACGGCGGTCTGTGCCGCTCCGCCGCGGACGTACGCGTTCTCATCCAAAACGGGCCCGGAGACCATCCAGCACCTCCTGAAGTATCTGCTCGTCGACCAGGCGGGCGCGCGCCACCGGCGCACGGGTGATGAGGTAACCGCCCTCGGCAAGGGCGTTGAGAAGGATCTTCACCACGCCCATGGGCAGGTGCATGTGTCCGGCGATCTCGGCGACCGAGAGGTATCCGCCGGAGCACATCTCCAGCAGGCTCTGTTCCTCGGGAGAGAGCCGGGTCCGCCGCTGGGGGTGGTCGGCGGCGGCCGTGACCAGGGTGATCAGCGAGAACTGGTCGCCCTCGGG includes:
- a CDS encoding tryptophanase, whose translation is MISSRLNGEKIVAAQPLGTLVSDQLLRLCRAVGLRRSDSEVYARVLTDCLGSGAERSLDQPPPHPSFLSDDHTPVEYSLALVPDAPPTLRVLLEPGYAAGTLAQQGRTGLRVVRAMAERWGFSTGRLDGLEDLFFPPDPQGPLALWIALELLPGGVPKVKIYLNPAASGAERAAETVREALDRLGHRQAFDALPPADGYPFLALDLGDWETPRVKVYVTHRDASAADVGSLPRTEPGPGRETVEEFFRVAAGLEGADPHSGTGRSVRLAGRPVLSCHSFTDTASGLPSGFTLHVPVRDYVRHDGEALARATAVLRRHGMDPAALDRSLATVSSRPLHDGVGLIAYLALVHERNRPPRVTAYISAEAYAVRPPLPARPRHQPFSSPRAARTEPRETLHSVGHGKAGAEIRMEPYRIKVVEPIPLTTPQQRKAAVERVHYNLFDLRADEVTIDLLSDSGTGALSSAQLAVGMAGDESYAGSRSFYRFRETVSELTGYTHILPAHQGRAAERILFSNLLEPGDTVLSNTHFDTTRANVELNGCVARDLPCPEARNLDSREPFKGNIDLRALEQALGESTDSRVAAVVMTITNNGGGGQPVSMENLRKASELCRRHSVPLILDAARFAENAWLVTRHEEAYRNHTPRQVAEEAFRLADGCVMSAKKDGIVHIGGFIGLNDPELAQKCELLLIATEGFPTYGGLAGRDLDMMAQGLQEVTEPAYLAERAESADHLAQRVRAAGVDILEPPGLHALYLNAGRLLPHIPPHQYPGHALACRLYLEGGIRSAELGSLYLGEEDEDGNPVKSPPYELVRLALPRRVYTRSHYDHVGRTLERIAKTAESVRGYRIVEQSPILRHFRAKLQPVTG
- a CDS encoding cytochrome P450, with amino-acid sequence MNTDSTVPVPPPGCPAHATGEPVPLHGPEFAADPQAYYEYMRHYGPTAPVELAPGVEATLVTDYSAALQLLQNAGSFRKDSRRWRDFNDGVISPDSPVLPLLVYRPNCMFSDGAEHMRLRQAVTDSFARVDSHWLSQSAERVSNYLIAQFSARGSADLLNDYAKLLPLFVFNELFGCPAEIGDRVLFGISGIFDGVNAEKANEVLSQAVGELVALKRSRPGDDVTSWLMEHQANLTNEEMAHQLVLLLGAGAEPLRNLISNTLHLLLTEDRYAAGGLIEEAIDTTLWKNPPMANYAPHYPAADMEFAGQKLAAGDLVLVSFAAANTDPALAASRHASSNRSHLAWSAGPHACPAKDPARLITVAAIENLFNRLPDVELAVPEDSLTWRPGPFNRALAALPARFHPVRTVRQPDAQQQPPQAAARGEQGGAPGRQDRGGLWSSFLSWWKV
- a CDS encoding VOC family protein; the encoded protein is MTSRLFAICFNATRPRDLARFWSGVLGRELTHGPDGDVALLPPDSAGFRIRFLPGQEPKAGRNRAHFDLTSASHEDQRRTVARALELGGRHIDVGQLPEDGHVVLADPDGNEFCVIEPGNKFLAGTGFIGALACDGTEEVGRFWSEALRWPLVWDQDQETAIQSPDGGTKITWGGPPVAPKTGTNRLHFELSLPADADWEAETDRLISLGAKRTGIGPGDSGRELMLDPDGNEFFVRRPR
- a CDS encoding DUF742 domain-containing protein — its product is MTDSDRQEPEAAELVRPYVITNGRDLPEGDQFSLITLVTAAADHPQRRTRLSPEEQSLLEMCSGGYLSVAEIAGHMHLPMGVVKILLNALAEGGYLITRAPVARARLVDEQILQEVLDGLRARFG
- a CDS encoding GTP-binding protein codes for the protein MVSGPVLDENAYVRGGAAQTAVKILIVGHFAVGKTTFVGTMSEIPPLSTEETMTQAAEEIDDLKGVRGKTTTTVAMDFGRLTISDHVVLYLFGTPGQQRFVQMWEDMARGALGALVLVDPERLADSFAVIDLIEQYGLAYAIAVNRFDGTPMREEHALREALDLLPDTPVVTCDARDENSSASALITLVHYLQDRAR
- a CDS encoding MurR/RpiR family transcriptional regulator, producing the protein MPPTDVTALIRTELPRLTGSLRKVGELILEDPAAVTHCSAAELGRRTGTSQATVTRFCRAVGLDSYQHLLIALARERGRGEVSDWGTAEIGSDISPDDDLERVVAVVGSADLRAVQQTIDRIDLDALERAAQAVARARRVDVYGVGGSGAVALETEVRLFRIGCAVRGWNEVHAAATSAALLTPADVAIGISHSGSTRETIEPFELAGERGATTVAITADPRSPLARAADVRLISASSETSFRTGSIGARHSVLVLIDCLYVRVAQLSYTRASASLTLTGHIAGQHAVTSRRTR
- a CDS encoding N-acetylglucosamine kinase, translated to MSNELNQDLVVGLDAGGTRTRAVLASAATGGTLGEAAAGPGNALTVPLPQLTDHLAEAIGRSVPERARGRVVAVVGGFAGAAGAGGSADFADFADRDPGRLNALAALTEALRRLGIAARTVGVSSDIEAAFASAPGAPADGLALVAGTGAGATRIVGRRCATTVDGDGWLLGDEGSGFWIGRGAVRAALRMADGRGGPTTLARAVGLALGLPPDLLEGAEGVAGAERAAEVGEVGEAGKAGGAVGVGRPEGVAARWSGARREAYRMRLLPTVMAQPPVALARLAPLVAEAARDKDPVAEAILREAVDHLAAAVRALGPRPGERIVVTGGLLGPDGPLTSPLTRRLEDMGLTVDRVADGCRGAVALARLGHAGPRHPAGTA
- a CDS encoding NUDIX hydrolase family protein, coding for MTETTPGWLTSDELEMARARMPILYVEAVPVRVDDNGEVTSIGLLLRIGPDGTVSRTLVSGRVLHHERVRDALLRHLEKDLGPVALPRIPTSLQPFTVAEYFPTQGITPFHDPRQHAVSLAYIVPVTGDCRPRQDALDLVWFSPEEASTSVVLDEMPGGHGALLKQALAHVGRLS
- a CDS encoding sugar isomerase domain-containing protein; the protein is MSAGSVSADSFARESRAVLDGITASARDDVRRAAGLIADCVRADGVVQAFGTGHSQALVLEIAGRAGGLVPTNRLSIADLVLYGGERPEVLADPLLERESGVAARIYALVEPRPEDLFVIVSNSGVNNVVVEMALHAKERGHRVLAVTSLAHTRAVPASHPSGRKLADVADVVLDNAAPRGDALLELPGGGAVCALSTLTGVMLVQMAVAESAALLLAAGVRPPVYVSANVPGGFEGNLVLEERYAGRIRRTAS